From the Patescibacteria group bacterium genome, one window contains:
- a CDS encoding site-specific DNA-methyltransferase yields the protein MIVRTKKIVSQGKKDILASLGKPYFQKDDFTLYEGDSLELLKDIPENSVDMIFADPPYNLSNGGFTVHAGKRVSVNKGDWDKSRGVEEDFEFHKKWIEACRRILKPHGTLWVSGTYHSIYQCGYALQQAGYHILNDISWYKPNASPNLSGRCFTASHETLLWARKDKNAKHTFNYKNMREGNWPEDFLKKPNKQMRSVWAINTPQAWEKKFTKHPTQKPLNLLRRIVVASSNKGDIILDPFTGSSTTGLAAYEHGRKFVGIDTEKKYLDLSVKRFKELKKSISSMML from the coding sequence ATGATAGTCCGAACCAAGAAAATAGTGTCGCAAGGAAAAAAGGATATATTGGCAAGCTTGGGAAAGCCTTACTTTCAGAAGGATGATTTTACACTCTACGAGGGTGATAGCTTAGAGCTGCTTAAAGACATCCCCGAAAACTCAGTAGATATGATTTTTGCCGATCCTCCATATAACCTCTCGAACGGTGGATTTACAGTTCATGCTGGCAAAAGGGTTAGTGTGAACAAGGGAGACTGGGATAAAAGCAGGGGAGTAGAAGAAGACTTTGAGTTTCACAAAAAGTGGATTGAGGCTTGTAGGCGAATTCTTAAGCCCCATGGAACCCTTTGGGTAAGTGGCACATATCATTCTATTTATCAATGCGGATATGCCTTGCAACAAGCTGGATACCACATTCTTAATGATATTTCTTGGTATAAACCAAATGCCTCCCCCAATTTAAGTGGTCGTTGTTTTACTGCGAGTCATGAGACTTTGCTCTGGGCCCGCAAAGACAAGAATGCAAAACATACTTTTAACTATAAAAATATGCGTGAGGGAAATTGGCCAGAAGATTTTCTCAAAAAACCCAATAAACAAATGCGGTCAGTATGGGCCATAAATACTCCGCAGGCTTGGGAGAAAAAGTTTACCAAGCACCCAACTCAGAAACCCTTGAATTTGCTAAGGCGTATAGTTGTTGCAAGTTCGAATAAAGGCGACATTATTTTAGATCCTTTTACGGGGAGCTCTACCACAGGACTTGCGGCATATGAGCATGGGAGAAAGTTTGTAGGTATAGATACCGAGAAGAAATATCTAGATTTATCGGTGAAAAGATTTAAGGAGTTGAAAAAAAGTATAAGCAGCATGATGCTTTAA
- a CDS encoding DNA adenine methylase gives MMFVPITQKIAEYGSLISPVRDRNRPIYNWHAFKHSYSKNLVEKIVGTFNLEKGSWVLDPFCGGGTTLLACKELGINSMGFDILPFSVFLSSVKVKTYEPRALKQQLKHFNESNRRMLRRASFPDIELMNKAFSEDVKDELLDLKYKVKMIRNSDVRDFFMLGLLSILESVSNTSKAGGFLRISEKNISGQDVHPKYLTRIKAMIDDVEGFNNTLKFPKIKAIVGMSDSRKLSTERKFDAIITSPPYPNRHDYTRIYGLELMFNFIRDNSELKQIRYNTLRSHVEARKRFKVTSYKEPAIINKIITRVEKAGLNNSKVPEMIAGYFEDMFLSLLQMQKHLKRGGKLALVVSNVRFGGINIYVDQILAQIGEQAGLQTNAILVARYRGNSAQQMERFKRKPSRESIIIWKNT, from the coding sequence ATGATGTTTGTTCCCATTACTCAAAAAATAGCTGAATATGGTTCTTTAATATCCCCTGTAAGAGATCGGAATCGACCTATATATAATTGGCATGCCTTTAAGCACAGTTATTCAAAAAACCTTGTTGAAAAAATAGTCGGGACTTTTAATCTTGAAAAGGGATCGTGGGTTCTCGATCCCTTTTGTGGTGGAGGCACAACGCTTCTTGCCTGCAAAGAATTAGGTATTAACTCAATGGGTTTTGATATACTTCCTTTTTCAGTATTTTTATCCAGTGTCAAAGTAAAAACCTACGAGCCACGAGCACTTAAACAGCAGCTCAAACATTTTAACGAGAGTAATCGGCGAATGCTGAGAAGGGCTTCATTCCCCGACATTGAGCTTATGAATAAGGCGTTTAGTGAAGATGTAAAAGACGAGTTATTGGATCTGAAATACAAAGTAAAGATGATTCGAAATTCTGATGTTAGAGACTTTTTTATGTTGGGTCTATTAAGTATTCTTGAATCGGTAAGCAATACTTCAAAAGCTGGAGGTTTCTTACGAATCAGTGAAAAGAATATTTCTGGACAAGATGTACATCCAAAATATTTAACAAGAATTAAGGCGATGATTGATGATGTAGAAGGATTCAATAATACTTTAAAATTTCCAAAGATAAAAGCGATTGTAGGAATGTCTGATTCAAGAAAACTGTCAACCGAAAGAAAGTTTGATGCAATAATTACCTCGCCACCTTATCCGAATAGGCATGATTACACAAGGATATATGGGCTTGAATTGATGTTTAATTTTATTCGGGATAATAGCGAGCTAAAACAGATTAGATACAACACATTAAGATCCCATGTTGAAGCGAGAAAACGATTTAAAGTCACGAGCTATAAAGAACCGGCAATTATTAATAAAATAATTACCCGGGTTGAAAAAGCGGGTTTAAACAATTCAAAAGTTCCCGAGATGATTGCAGGGTATTTTGAAGATATGTTTCTTTCATTATTGCAGATGCAAAAACATCTGAAGCGCGGTGGGAAATTAGCGCTCGTTGTAAGCAATGTTCGATTTGGGGGTATAAATATTTATGTTGATCAAATTCTTGCTCAAATAGGGGAGCAAGCTGGGTTGCAAACTAACGCAATACTCGTTGCTAGATATAGAGGAAATAGTGCCCAGCAAATGGAGCGATTTAAAAGGAAACCCTCAAGAGAAAGTATTATTATTTGGAAGAATACTTAG
- a CDS encoding CHASE2 domain-containing protein, which produces MRRTTLQHINKNRLLIWLTVSILFSLVALLDPFPALRNAGSDLLFTPQSPSGKVIILKVDDKSLNQLGQWPWARENFARLIRSLETASVIGIDLNFKESSRFGESDDAALQNAFKNSAVPVVLPVDIQTDDGATMPLSRFIPYTHQGFSNIIVDSDGVARRIETKSQDFPSFAHIISTIYQRGASYGEILFSNQDFTRIHYRGRNNTYPSFSIIEVLDGKVPSLLIKDKIVLVGVTASDVQNFHQTPFGLMSGVEIQANAIDTFLDGISYTFNPWISVGFIFLLAFIVVWVSARIRNTFMLLSVLLGIFALYSIIVFVSFDNFLVLDLLYPGLAIIGTALIFNVSQYVSISRKEQILRESFNHLNAMVESMVEGVIMTDRNYKITVMNPAAKRIIGAPITRTLSISELSNILGKEHDIKGKLAQSIASSKISKLDDILVRDKFFQIFIAPVSAVAGTIKSNVLGGVIIFHDITPEKEIEKIREDYISMMVHELRSPLDGIKKMAEAIIEERGDRKSEDSSEKYIALIHSGSSHMLELVNDLLDVAKIEAGKFDIRKEPSDIQQIVKSRLSFFEISAKNARVELHSHFSENIPKQADFDAMRVSQVLDNLISNALKFSDAPGKVVIDVFYYKKGQGAGEEAKSAGMRRFINKNINKIPDSLVIAVFNTGVAIPREVLPQLFSKFKQFKAVAKDGTKGTGLGLAIAKGIVEGHGGIIGVESEEGIGNTFYFTLPT; this is translated from the coding sequence ATGCGCCGCACAACACTTCAACATATAAATAAAAACCGTCTGCTTATTTGGCTGACGGTTTCGATTTTATTTAGTCTTGTTGCGCTTCTTGATCCCTTTCCCGCATTACGAAATGCGGGGTCTGATTTATTATTTACCCCGCAATCTCCTTCTGGCAAAGTTATCATACTTAAGGTTGATGACAAAAGCCTTAATCAACTAGGGCAGTGGCCGTGGGCTCGAGAAAACTTTGCTCGCCTCATTCGTTCTCTTGAAACAGCATCTGTGATAGGGATAGATTTAAATTTTAAAGAATCTTCTCGTTTTGGAGAATCTGATGACGCTGCTTTACAAAACGCTTTTAAAAACAGTGCTGTTCCTGTGGTATTACCTGTTGATATTCAGACAGATGATGGTGCCACTATGCCGCTTAGTCGTTTTATTCCATATACCCATCAGGGGTTTTCAAATATTATTGTGGATTCTGATGGTGTGGCACGCCGTATTGAAACAAAGAGCCAAGACTTCCCAAGCTTTGCGCATATTATAAGCACCATCTATCAACGCGGTGCTTCCTATGGAGAAATACTCTTCAGTAATCAAGATTTCACTCGTATTCATTACCGCGGACGCAACAACACCTATCCCTCTTTTTCTATAATAGAGGTTCTAGATGGAAAAGTACCGAGCCTGCTCATAAAAGATAAGATTGTATTAGTCGGCGTTACGGCAAGCGATGTCCAAAATTTTCATCAGACGCCGTTTGGATTAATGAGCGGTGTAGAGATTCAAGCGAATGCGATCGACACATTTTTAGATGGAATATCTTATACATTTAATCCCTGGATAAGTGTTGGGTTTATTTTTCTTCTTGCGTTCATTGTTGTCTGGGTAAGTGCCCGTATACGCAATACCTTTATGCTTTTATCCGTTCTTTTGGGTATTTTTGCCCTGTATAGCATAATTGTGTTTGTCAGCTTTGATAATTTTCTTGTGCTTGACCTTCTCTACCCGGGGCTCGCCATTATAGGGACTGCATTGATATTTAATGTTTCTCAATACGTTTCGATATCGCGCAAGGAGCAAATTCTAAGAGAATCTTTTAACCATCTCAATGCAATGGTAGAGAGCATGGTTGAAGGAGTAATAATGACTGACAGAAATTATAAAATTACAGTTATGAATCCTGCGGCTAAACGCATTATCGGCGCTCCCATAACGAGGACCTTATCCATCTCTGAGCTTTCGAATATACTAGGCAAAGAGCATGATATCAAAGGAAAGCTTGCACAAAGCATTGCGTCGAGTAAAATATCAAAGCTTGACGATATTCTGGTGCGGGACAAGTTTTTCCAAATTTTTATTGCACCTGTAAGCGCCGTGGCTGGAACAATAAAGAGCAATGTGCTTGGCGGAGTAATAATTTTCCACGATATAACACCCGAAAAAGAGATTGAAAAGATACGGGAAGACTATATCTCTATGATGGTTCATGAACTTCGTTCTCCTTTGGATGGAATCAAAAAAATGGCCGAAGCAATAATAGAAGAAAGAGGGGACCGCAAAAGCGAAGATTCATCTGAAAAGTATATAGCGCTCATTCATAGCGGCTCATCGCATATGCTTGAGCTTGTGAATGATCTTTTGGATGTTGCGAAAATTGAAGCAGGAAAATTTGATATTCGCAAGGAGCCATCGGATATTCAACAAATAGTTAAAAGTAGATTGAGCTTTTTTGAAATTTCGGCTAAAAACGCTCGCGTGGAACTGCACTCTCATTTTAGCGAAAATATCCCAAAGCAAGCCGACTTTGATGCCATGCGAGTTTCTCAAGTATTGGATAATCTAATTTCTAATGCATTGAAATTTAGTGATGCCCCGGGAAAGGTTGTTATTGATGTTTTTTATTACAAGAAAGGGCAGGGCGCGGGAGAGGAAGCAAAAAGTGCGGGAATGCGTCGGTTCATAAATAAAAATATCAATAAAATCCCCGACTCTTTAGTTATCGCTGTGTTCAACACAGGAGTAGCTATTCCTCGTGAAGTATTGCCTCAGTTATTTAGTAAATTTAAACAATTTAAAGCGGTCGCAAAAGACGGCACAAAGGGAACCGGATTGGGTCTTGCTATTGCAAAAGGTATTGTTGAGGGGCACGGCGGCATCATAGGAGTTGAATCAGAAGAAGGAATAGGCAACACATTTTATTTCACTCTTCCTACTTAA
- a CDS encoding DUF262 domain-containing protein, which yields MTRKDKKKNKDLERVFALDDKRSALFVRVKDFVDELIYTIDLDADYQREEVWLDSTKEKLIDSIIEGIDIPKLYLFELKNNKQSFRYECIDGKQRMLALFQFFSPSYEKLRSEKKEPLKIVVHGKKYTYEKLREELTEEAKRIENYLLEFIIYKESDDFSEDFIREIFLRLQLGKPLNSGEILNAHIGVIRDFIFAAKKKQIPFLEKTHLSQKRYSKQFTLAQICINSVIRAETNEFTRARLPDLEAFFNRDIDNITDHFKRITKVLEEMDKSFEDKAEAVSSRAVAVSAYLFAEELYQDKKLELISKFAEFYEKLLHEITDNLTLLRKYDPPKNKVIIDEFQKHISQASVERNSLENRHNFLKKAFLHYQKTGKIINRRTKPLSILPNNNTFS from the coding sequence ATGACCAGAAAGGATAAGAAAAAAAACAAAGATCTTGAAAGAGTTTTTGCCTTGGATGACAAAAGATCCGCCTTATTCGTTAGAGTGAAGGATTTTGTTGATGAGTTGATTTATACTATAGATCTTGATGCAGATTACCAAAGAGAAGAAGTTTGGTTAGATAGTACAAAGGAAAAATTAATTGATTCTATAATTGAAGGAATTGATATCCCAAAGCTCTATTTATTCGAGCTTAAAAACAATAAACAAAGTTTTAGATATGAATGTATTGATGGAAAGCAAAGAATGTTAGCCTTATTCCAGTTTTTTTCTCCAAGTTATGAAAAGCTTCGATCTGAAAAAAAAGAGCCTTTGAAGATTGTAGTTCATGGTAAAAAGTATACATATGAAAAGCTTAGAGAAGAGCTAACAGAAGAAGCTAAAAGAATTGAAAATTATTTACTTGAGTTTATTATATATAAAGAAAGTGACGATTTTAGCGAGGATTTTATTAGAGAAATATTCCTGCGATTGCAACTAGGCAAACCACTAAACTCTGGAGAGATATTAAATGCCCATATTGGTGTTATCAGAGATTTTATTTTCGCCGCAAAAAAGAAACAGATCCCATTTTTAGAAAAAACACATCTTTCCCAAAAAAGATACTCTAAACAGTTTACTTTGGCTCAGATCTGTATAAATTCTGTCATCAGAGCTGAAACTAATGAATTTACCAGGGCTCGTCTGCCTGATCTTGAAGCATTTTTTAATCGAGATATAGATAATATTACTGATCACTTTAAAAGAATAACAAAAGTTCTAGAGGAAATGGATAAAAGTTTTGAGGATAAAGCTGAGGCAGTTTCTAGTAGAGCTGTGGCCGTATCCGCCTACCTTTTTGCTGAAGAGCTATATCAAGACAAAAAGCTTGAATTAATCTCTAAATTTGCTGAATTTTACGAGAAGCTTTTACACGAAATTACGGATAATCTGACCTTGTTGAGAAAATATGACCCACCAAAGAATAAAGTCATCATTGATGAATTTCAAAAGCATATTTCTCAAGCTTCAGTTGAAAGAAACTCACTTGAAAACAGGCACAACTTTCTAAAGAAGGCGTTTTTGCACTATCAAAAAACAGGAAAGATAATTAATCGACGGACGAAACCTCTAAGTATTCTTCCAAATAATAATACTTTCTCTTGA
- a CDS encoding response regulator — protein sequence MSLKTVLVVDDDEALRLVLSEALRAEGIKTLEAQNGVDGLTIALEKHPDFILLDILMPEMGGEEMLQKLRADEWGKNASVFVLTQLDSMDKISDMMTSKIDGYFVKSSLSVESMVKDVKKKLGM from the coding sequence ATGTCATTGAAAACAGTTCTTGTTGTAGATGACGATGAAGCACTTCGTCTGGTACTTTCGGAGGCGCTTAGGGCGGAGGGTATAAAGACTCTGGAGGCCCAAAACGGCGTAGATGGGCTTACAATCGCATTAGAAAAGCATCCCGATTTTATTCTTCTTGACATTTTGATGCCGGAAATGGGAGGTGAGGAGATGCTCCAGAAGTTGCGCGCAGATGAATGGGGGAAAAACGCGTCAGTCTTTGTTCTTACGCAACTTGATTCTATGGATAAAATTAGTGACATGATGACTAGCAAGATTGATGGATATTTTGTTAAGAGCAGCCTTTCGGTAGAAAGCATGGTGAAGGATGTAAAAAAGAAACTTGGTATGTAA
- a CDS encoding HEPN domain-containing protein, protein MDKPIIQLIKKLKDKNKSDLAKLLIGCRSGTEETDQYSSYWNKFLSCFIIYAPSEKYQQLQKTYQEDRSVMLQCVLEIFPKSEELEIGFLYFRLFSNEDQIKENVLLAGSWLKRAKNKLDEGKQSLTNWKDAEAISSFQECIEFSLKAVSLLLLDKYPKDHKFGEIEFKEVLNQIPESLAQFEFHKLYLYSRFWSNFYIVAKYGLENFGIGPEKLFGKEEAELAQKHADKCYFASVQLKNYLENPW, encoded by the coding sequence ATGGATAAACCCATTATACAGCTTATTAAAAAACTTAAAGATAAGAACAAAAGCGATTTGGCAAAGTTGTTGATCGGCTGTAGGTCCGGGACAGAAGAAACAGATCAGTACAGTTCTTATTGGAATAAATTTTTATCTTGTTTTATTATCTATGCCCCGAGTGAAAAATATCAACAACTCCAGAAAACTTACCAAGAAGATAGGAGCGTGATGTTGCAATGCGTTTTAGAGATTTTTCCCAAAAGTGAAGAATTAGAAATTGGTTTTTTGTATTTTAGACTTTTTTCCAATGAAGACCAAATAAAAGAGAATGTTTTACTGGCTGGTAGTTGGTTGAAAAGGGCAAAGAATAAACTCGACGAAGGGAAACAATCACTGACTAATTGGAAGGATGCCGAAGCGATCTCGTCTTTTCAAGAGTGTATTGAATTTTCTTTAAAGGCAGTTTCGTTATTATTATTAGATAAATATCCGAAAGATCACAAGTTTGGCGAAATAGAATTCAAAGAGGTTTTGAATCAAATTCCCGAATCACTAGCGCAATTCGAATTTCACAAATTGTATCTTTACTCAAGATTCTGGAGTAATTTTTATATAGTAGCTAAATACGGTCTAGAAAATTTTGGAATAGGACCCGAAAAACTTTTTGGAAAAGAAGAGGCAGAGTTAGCACAAAAACATGCTGATAAGTGTTATTTCGCATCTGTTCAATTGAAGAATTATTTAGAAAATCCATGGTAA
- a CDS encoding FecR domain-containing protein, giving the protein MSNKLLYTALFVMSFVLVGLIVGLIERSRIASFPSDSGLASVLIALNSEVSVKQSGDSGFTSVAESVEISAGDEIRTSDSGKAVLIYPSGTLTTLNEGTHLVVKTLQKNGNSSRLVLTTGSIWSRIKKLLGEDELYEIETQGIVTSVRGTEFEVEVKDNVSTITVLSSTVVLTALDPETGIPLAEKVVEVSSGEKITLGDQEILTGVPLRERMTPEEIKAKILVHAGVEQELNRPEIRKKLQTARGNIVTEAGVTPDSPFYVIEQISEAIGTFLVFDENKKAQRYLHLASERLAEAEFLANEGKRGIDKALESYEKMLVLAEGISEESESVETQKLVARVTSEHFDILGAILEQAPEEARAFIKKAESVSRQGHITAVQAISSQSPSEALTLSLEATQELLREMQVAAAKEDSLDMLDKLEDYNQFLQLAGESQGSDAELLALYSIKIDNVLRTIETISLISQDLPSRIGHTIQEVKNRSIDSQLVSLGDLAIQDPERAIEIFANEAEYYLSNIEDGVFFSDDEFVEHNIDAYQRYVAFGDEIAMLAHDLKFGEESLRNLVEEATLHHVDILENLQSQVSLETREGFKRAIADIEHLKAGEALETISPEEFILLRSIERPSGELLFPTLTPELEQILELEQILQLEDILELENILAPEQILQLEQMLELGQTLEPEQILELEHILGTEQILELGQTLEQEYEYILEQQYILESDQEYILEPGYILDDGSILQEGYILDDEYIIEQGYIIDDEYILQEGYILDEGYILDDEYIIEQGYILDDKSILQEGYILDEGYILDEGYILDEGYIIDDEYILEEGYILDGEYILNEGYIIDSEYIIDGELILEPEPIFEPQPEPTLEPEPEPTLEPEPTQTLEPGSEPILEPGTESTTP; this is encoded by the coding sequence ATGAGCAATAAATTATTATATACTGCACTTTTCGTTATGAGCTTTGTGCTGGTTGGATTGATAGTGGGGCTTATCGAGAGATCAAGGATTGCATCTTTTCCTTCTGATTCAGGGCTTGCGTCAGTACTTATTGCGTTGAACTCCGAGGTGTCGGTTAAACAATCGGGAGATTCTGGTTTTACTTCAGTTGCTGAAAGCGTTGAAATCAGCGCGGGGGATGAAATACGAACATCTGATTCCGGAAAAGCCGTACTTATTTATCCCAGCGGTACGCTCACGACTCTTAACGAAGGAACACATCTTGTTGTTAAGACACTCCAAAAAAATGGCAACTCTTCACGACTTGTGCTTACAACCGGAAGTATTTGGTCAAGAATTAAAAAACTGTTGGGGGAGGACGAACTTTATGAGATAGAAACACAAGGAATAGTAACATCTGTTCGAGGAACTGAATTTGAGGTGGAAGTAAAAGACAATGTCTCAACTATTACTGTGCTCAGCAGCACCGTTGTGCTTACGGCGCTCGACCCGGAAACGGGGATACCGCTTGCAGAAAAGGTTGTTGAAGTATCTTCCGGTGAAAAAATTACTCTTGGGGATCAAGAAATACTCACTGGTGTACCTTTGCGGGAACGCATGACTCCAGAAGAAATAAAAGCAAAGATTCTTGTTCATGCGGGAGTTGAGCAAGAGCTCAACAGGCCGGAAATACGGAAAAAATTGCAGACCGCACGGGGTAATATAGTTACAGAAGCGGGGGTAACGCCGGACAGCCCTTTCTATGTGATTGAACAAATTTCTGAAGCCATAGGAACTTTTCTGGTGTTTGATGAGAACAAAAAAGCGCAAAGGTATTTACATCTTGCGTCGGAGCGGCTTGCCGAAGCAGAATTTCTTGCCAATGAAGGCAAAAGAGGGATAGATAAAGCGCTTGAGAGTTATGAAAAAATGCTTGTACTGGCCGAAGGGATAAGTGAAGAATCTGAGAGTGTAGAAACACAAAAATTGGTGGCCCGGGTAACATCAGAACACTTTGATATTCTTGGGGCAATATTAGAGCAAGCACCTGAAGAGGCACGAGCGTTTATCAAAAAAGCTGAGTCTGTTTCCCGCCAAGGACATATCACAGCTGTGCAAGCTATTTCTTCTCAAAGCCCTTCAGAGGCGCTGACCCTAAGTCTTGAGGCAACGCAGGAACTCCTTCGAGAAATGCAGGTTGCCGCCGCGAAAGAGGATTCACTTGATATGCTTGATAAACTGGAAGATTATAATCAATTCCTTCAGCTTGCCGGAGAGTCGCAAGGTAGCGACGCAGAACTTCTTGCATTGTACAGTATTAAGATAGACAATGTACTGCGTACTATTGAAACGATTAGTTTAATTTCTCAAGACTTACCGTCAAGAATTGGGCATACTATACAGGAAGTAAAAAATCGCTCTATTGACAGCCAACTTGTTTCCTTGGGCGATCTTGCGATACAAGATCCTGAAAGAGCGATTGAAATATTTGCAAATGAGGCAGAATACTATCTGTCAAATATTGAAGATGGTGTATTTTTCAGTGACGATGAGTTTGTGGAACATAATATAGATGCATATCAAAGGTATGTTGCATTCGGCGATGAAATAGCAATGCTTGCGCATGATCTTAAATTTGGAGAAGAGAGTCTGCGCAACCTTGTAGAAGAAGCAACATTACATCATGTTGATATACTGGAAAATCTACAAAGTCAGGTATCTTTAGAAACAAGGGAAGGTTTCAAAAGAGCTATTGCGGATATAGAACACCTGAAGGCAGGCGAGGCGCTCGAAACTATTAGCCCAGAAGAGTTTATACTTCTTCGTTCTATTGAGAGGCCAAGCGGAGAACTTCTTTTTCCAACTCTAACTCCAGAACTAGAGCAAATTCTAGAACTAGAACAAATTCTACAACTTGAGGATATTCTAGAACTAGAGAATATTCTAGCGCCAGAGCAAATTCTACAATTAGAGCAAATGCTAGAGCTAGGGCAAACTCTAGAACCAGAGCAAATTCTAGAACTAGAGCATATTCTAGGAACAGAGCAAATTCTAGAGCTGGGGCAAACTCTAGAGCAAGAGTATGAGTATATTCTAGAGCAGCAGTATATTTTAGAATCAGACCAAGAGTATATTCTAGAGCCGGGATATATTCTAGACGACGGTTCTATTTTACAGGAAGGATATATTCTGGACGATGAATATATTATAGAACAAGGGTATATTATAGACGATGAATATATTCTACAGGAAGGGTATATTCTAGACGAAGGATATATTCTGGACGATGAATATATTATAGAACAAGGGTATATTCTAGACGATAAGTCTATTTTACAAGAGGGATATATTCTAGACGAAGGGTATATTCTAGACGAAGGGTATATTCTAGACGAAGGATATATTATAGACGATGAATATATTCTAGAGGAAGGGTATATTCTGGACGGTGAGTATATTCTAAACGAAGGATATATTATAGATTCAGAGTATATTATAGACGGTGAGCTTATTTTAGAACCAGAGCCAATTTTTGAACCGCAACCAGAGCCAACTCTAGAGCCAGAACCAGAGCCAACTCTAGAACCAGAACCAACCCAAACTCTAGAACCGGGGTCAGAACCAATCCTAGAACCAGGGACAGAATCAACCACACCCTAG
- the purD gene encoding phosphoribosylamine--glycine ligase, with amino-acid sequence MLDILAQKERRISMDVLVVGSGAREHAIAWKLRQSPKVRNLYVVPGTHGTSSVAWNISIETSEMEVLLKMVQEFGIGLVVIGPEGPLAEGMVDRLSALTVPVPAFGPTRDAAQLETSKSFALGVMVKASVPHPESWVFLNPEVVITFAKGYGKPIVVKADGLAQGKGVWLCHTIEEVERAANLCWKLFPEQHIVVQELLEGREVSVFCFTDGWNISPLVAACDYKRLLNGDQGPNTGGMGSYAWPEFWDGKLDSWVRDWVMRPVLREMQRRGTPFQGMLYAGLMLTEDGPKVLEFNARFGDPEAQVILPLLEGDLLEIMQACTDGNLDKVQVSWNRALHTVGVVMASHGYPGKYGSGYPIEGLNGDLLVFHASTKSVDGRVVTDNASGRVLTVVGLGSSLKRARESAYTSLETISFEKAVWRKDIGEIR; translated from the coding sequence ATGCTTGACATTTTAGCCCAGAAGGAAAGGAGGATATCCATGGACGTTTTAGTGGTAGGTTCTGGAGCGAGAGAACATGCCATTGCCTGGAAGTTGCGCCAAAGTCCCAAGGTGCGCAATCTCTATGTAGTGCCGGGTACCCATGGTACCTCCTCTGTCGCTTGGAACATTTCCATCGAGACTTCTGAGATGGAGGTCTTGCTCAAAATGGTTCAGGAGTTCGGGATAGGGTTAGTGGTTATTGGTCCAGAGGGACCCTTAGCCGAGGGCATGGTTGATCGTTTGAGTGCTCTGACCGTACCGGTACCGGCCTTTGGGCCCACCAGGGATGCAGCTCAGCTTGAAACAAGCAAGAGCTTTGCCCTGGGGGTTATGGTCAAGGCATCCGTTCCCCATCCTGAATCCTGGGTGTTCTTGAACCCAGAGGTCGTGATAACCTTTGCCAAGGGGTATGGGAAGCCCATTGTGGTAAAGGCAGATGGTCTGGCTCAAGGCAAGGGTGTGTGGTTGTGCCATACCATAGAGGAGGTAGAGAGGGCAGCCAATCTCTGCTGGAAGCTTTTCCCAGAGCAACACATTGTGGTGCAAGAGTTGCTGGAAGGGCGAGAGGTAAGCGTGTTCTGTTTTACTGACGGCTGGAACATTTCCCCCTTGGTTGCAGCTTGCGACTACAAGCGCTTGCTCAATGGAGACCAAGGTCCCAACACCGGAGGCATGGGAAGCTATGCCTGGCCCGAGTTCTGGGATGGCAAGCTGGATTCATGGGTTAGAGACTGGGTGATGAGACCGGTGCTGCGAGAAATGCAGAGGCGCGGCACACCCTTTCAAGGTATGCTCTATGCCGGGCTCATGCTTACTGAGGATGGTCCCAAGGTCTTGGAGTTCAACGCCAGGTTCGGGGACCCAGAGGCGCAGGTGATTCTTCCCTTACTGGAAGGCGACCTACTGGAGATCATGCAAGCTTGCACGGATGGAAACTTGGACAAGGTCCAGGTTTCCTGGAACCGCGCTCTCCATACGGTTGGCGTGGTCATGGCTTCTCACGGCTATCCAGGAAAGTACGGGAGCGGATATCCCATTGAAGGACTGAATGGGGATCTTCTGGTCTTCCACGCAAGTACGAAGAGTGTGGACGGGAGAGTCGTGACCGACAACGCGAGCGGCAGAGTGCTGACCGTAGTAGGTCTCGGAAGCTCTCTTAAAAGAGCTCGCGAATCAGCCTACACGAGCTTGGAAACGATCAGCTTTGAAAAGGCGGTGTGGCGCAAGGATATTGGAGAGATCCGATAA